In Strigops habroptila isolate Jane chromosome 6, bStrHab1.2.pri, whole genome shotgun sequence, a single genomic region encodes these proteins:
- the LYRM2 gene encoding LYR motif-containing protein 2 isoform X1 translates to MSAGLRHRGVFHVWNAPADEIQAAWTGIVGSAAWWGTLRLLECPTRLAAVSWDSRWTSLSSSQFLRRQQVLQLYRKILRAIREVPAEADRRYLKDWAREEFRRNKDATDEDAIRMMITQGNMQLQELQRTLKLAKS, encoded by the exons ATGTCAG CTGGCCTCAGGCACCGCGGCGTGTTCCACGTTTGGAATGCCCCTGCCGATGAAATTCAAGCTGCTTGGACTGGGATCGTGGGCAGTGCTGCGTGGTGGGGAACTTTGCGGCTGCTTGAATGTCCCACAAGGCTCGCAGCAGTGTCCTGGGACAGCAGATGGACTTCCCTCTCTTCTTCTCAGTTCCTGAGGCGACAGCAGGTTCTTCAGTTATACAGGAAGATCCTAAGGGCTATTCGTGAGGTCCCTGCTGAAGCAGATCGCCGCTATTTAAAGGACTGGGCCAGAGAGGAATTCAGGAGAAATAAAGATGCTACAGATGAG gATGCCATCAGGATGATGATTACTCAAGGCAACATGCAACTTCAGGAACTTCAAAGAACACTTAAGCTGGCCAAATCCTGA
- the LYRM2 gene encoding LYR motif-containing protein 2 isoform X2 — MAASRLPPGALNLKQFLRRQQVLQLYRKILRAIREVPAEADRRYLKDWAREEFRRNKDATDEDAIRMMITQGNMQLQELQRTLKLAKS; from the exons ATGGCCGCCAGCCGCCTGCCGCCGGGTGCGCTCAACCTGAAGCAG TTCCTGAGGCGACAGCAGGTTCTTCAGTTATACAGGAAGATCCTAAGGGCTATTCGTGAGGTCCCTGCTGAAGCAGATCGCCGCTATTTAAAGGACTGGGCCAGAGAGGAATTCAGGAGAAATAAAGATGCTACAGATGAG gATGCCATCAGGATGATGATTACTCAAGGCAACATGCAACTTCAGGAACTTCAAAGAACACTTAAGCTGGCCAAATCCTGA
- the ANKRD6 gene encoding ankyrin repeat domain-containing protein 6 isoform X8, translated as MQEELNRVLNDALITAEERCDSCGNLRGALIYTNCTHGNTPLHLACQNSHSQSTRVLLLGGSRADLKNNAGDTCLHVAARYNHLPIIRVLLSAFCSVHEKNQAGDTALHVAAALNHRKVVKLLLEAGADASVVNNAGQTPLEVARQHNNPEVALLLTKASQVSRFNRGRSLRKKRERLKEERRAQSVPRDEVVQSKQGSISAADDTPSSDQPPQKKSDLKDEPRSTSPDPKGKKSKKKKPKEKVSALSDPISPADQQTLPRAQQNVPKRRSKHHCFSPPPPHEVRAYQLYTLYRGKDGKVMQAPINGCRCEPLINKLENQLEATVEEIKAEFGTVQDKMNIKLGQMETKTQHQLRVLDKLMAERLSAERTECLHRLQQHTELEKNEGEKRQISLVDELKTWCMLKIQNLELKLSGDSRSSRPKSTLSTCESLTETLDTENNPHSAKDCKANQPVLQSEGSHQHSYITLPDSLSEDGGRNRGQMPEQNFGQHFCIQQDGASGATLSGTEQQLITGGPVSSAPAQDVRPKDKAVSASTFHRLQQELPSSEVLGSKLRHVKVQAALQPLTEPAKTEPQSGCFIDKGTQTKKSSKSGQSRHKAVHHAGAHPSQEQQPSALPGGQPPAPALRDTSQALEITQYFFEAVSTQMEKWYERKIEEARCQANQKAQQDKAALKEHIKSLEEELSKLRTKVQKES; from the exons ATGCAAGAGGAACTCAATAGGGTGTTGAATGATGCCTTAATTACAGCTGAGGAACGCTGCGATTCCTGTGGAAATCTCCGTGGTGCTCTAATTTATACCAACTGTACTCACG GTAACACCCCTCTTCACCTGGCTTGCCAGAACAGCCATTCCCAGAGTACTCGTGTTTTATTACTTGGAGGATCTCGAGCAGACCTCAAAAACAAC gCAGGAGATACCTGTCTGCATGTGGCTGCTCGTTATAATCACTTGCCCATCATTAGGGTGCTGCTCAGTGCTTTCTGTTCTGTCCATGAAAAGAACCAG GCAGGGGATACTGCGCTCCATGTAGCTGCTGCTCTCAATCACAGGAAGGTGGTTAAGCTGTTGCTGGAGGCAGGGGCTGATGCATCCGTTGTCAACAAT gCAGGTCAGACCCCTCTAGAAGTTGCCAGACAGCACAATAACCCTGAGGTTGCGCTCCTCCTCACTAAAGCATCACAG GTCTCACGCTTTAACCGTGGAAGAAgcctgaggaagaagagagagcGACTGAAGGAGGAAAGGCGAGCTCAGTCGGTACCACGGGATGAAGTGGTACAGAGCAAG CAGGGCAGCATCTCAGCTGCTGATGACACACCAAGCAGTGACCAGCCACCACAGAAGAAGAGCGATCTGAAGGATGAACCCCGGTCAACCTCACCAGAtcccaaagggaaaaagagcaaaaagaaaaagccaaaggaaaag GTCTCGGCACTCTCAGACCCCATCTCCCCAGCTGATCAGCAGACACTGCCCCGGGCCCAGCAAAACGTGCCTAAGCGCAGAAGTAAACATCACTGCTTCTCTCCACCGCCTCCCCACGAGGTCCGAGCCTACCAGCTCTACACGCTCTACCGAGGGAAGGACGGGAAGGTGATGCAG GCACCGATAAATGGATGTCGTTGTGAGCCCCTGATAAATAAACTGGAGAATCAGCTGGAGGCAACAGTGGAAGAGATAAAAGCTGAGTTTGGGACGGTACAAGATAAGATGAATATTAAGCTGGGCCAGATGGAAACCAAAACTCAACATCAA CTCCGTGTGTTAGACAAGCTCATGGCTGAGCGGCTCTCGGCAGAGAGGACAGAGTGCCTTCAccgcctgcagcagcacactgagCTGGAAAAGAATGAGGGGGAGAAACGGCAG ATTTCCTTGGTCGATGAGCTGAAGACTTGGTGCATGTTGAAGATTCAGAATCTGGAGCTCAAGCTCTCTGGAGATTCCAGGTCATCAAGACCAAAATCAACTTTGTCCACTTGTGAGTCTCTCACTGAGACCCTGGATACTGAGAACAACCCCCACAGTGCCAAGGACTGTAAAGCCAACCAGCCCGTGCTGCAGTCAGAGGGCTCCCACCAGCATTCCTATATCACACTTCCAGATAGCCTCTCGGaagatgggggaaggaacagaGGCCAGATGCCAGAACAGAACTTTGGGCAACATTTTTGCATTCAACAGGATGGTGCATCAGGTGCAACCTTATCAG GTACAGAGCAACAGTTAATCACTGGCGGACCGGTGTCTTCTGCCCCTGCTCAAGATGTCAGGCCAAAGGACAAAGCTGTTAGTGCCAGCACGTTCCACAGgctccagcaggagctgccctcCTCTGAGGTTTTGGGCTCCAAATTAAGACACGTTAAGGTTCAAGCTGCTTTGCAGCCCTTGACTGAACCTGCAAAGACTGAACCACAGAGTGGCTGCTTCATTGACAAAGGAACGCAGACGAAGAAGTCCAGCAAAAGCGGGCAGTCGAGGCACAAAGCTGTGCACCACGCTGGGGCACATCcgagccaggagcagcagccctcTGCCCTGCCTGGGGGACAGCCGCCTGCCCCTGCGCTCAGGGACACCTCCCAGGCCCTGGAGATAACGCAGTACTTCTTTGAGGCGGTTTCCACGCAGATGGAGAAGTGGTATGAACGGAAGATAGAAGAAGCCCGGTGCCAAGCTAACCAGAAAGCACAGCAAGACAAAGCTGCACTCAAGGAGCACATTAAAAGCTTAGAAGAGGAGCTCAGCAAATTAAGGACTAAGGTGCAGAAAGAGAGCTAG